Genomic window (Ruminococcus flavefaciens AE3010):
GACTGTCACTAAACGACTGCTACTGGGTAGTTGAGGAAGGCTTTGAAGGCAGCTTCTCACAGTACAACCTGTACGAGAACAGATTCAGCCGAGTGCTGGGACTTATTGCATTCACTGGCTATGGCAGCTCTGTGAGAACATCTCTTGCATCATGCCCCGAGTTCACAACAAATGGTATGCTGCCTAAGTGCTGGCGCAGAGAAAATGGTATTATACAACTTTACAAGGGCGGAACGAGCGGAGCTTCCAATACGGGAAACGAGCCGTATTCAGAATTCTATGCCGCTCAGATAGCAGATGCTCTTGGTATCAACGCTATCTCCTACGGATTGTCAAAATGGCAGGGAGAGCTCTGCTCCACCTGTGAACTGTTTACAAGCAAAGACTACTCCTTTATGCCGATAGGCAGACTTGTCAGCAAAGGCGGAATGAAAGCGGTTCGCGAATACTATGCAGCACTGGGCGATGAATTTATTGCCGCCCTTAACGATATGCTGGTACTTGATGCGATAATATGCAACGTTGACAGACATTTCGGAAACTTCGGATTTCTGGTGGATAACCGCACAAACAAGGTAGTTGCTCCTGCGCCGCTGTTCGACCACGGCAACTCCCTGTTCAATCTTGCAGGCAGGGACGATCTTGTCTCCGATAAGGCACTCAGCGATTATGCGGATACACTCGTACCGTGCGTGTATGATGACTTCATCGGTACTGCTAAAAAGGTACTCAGCAACAGGCACAGAGAAGGACTTCGCAGACTGCTTGATTTTCGCTTTAAGCGCCATTCAAGGTATAATCTCGACAGCAAGCGCCTAAAGCTAATAGAGGAGCAGATTCACAAGCGAGCAAAGGAATTGCTGAAATAATCGTTTAATAAGTATAATAGCCGCAGGGAAAAGCTGCGGCTTGACTTTTCATATTGCAAAATCCGCTTTCGTGTGCTATAATGAGAAATAATAACGGGAAGTGATAATGTGAAAGTATATATTCAATGTGGAAATAACGGTCTGCCGTACAATCTGAACACTTTTTCAGCTATGCTCGGCTTTCAGCAAATGGGAATTGAGACCACTCTTTACACTGATAAAGAAGATTTAATAAATGCAGAAATTACCGATATTGTAGTCGGCGGAGTAGGCAGAGTAAAACAGTTCCTTGAAAATAAAGGAATAACAGTGAACGATATTGACTATCCGGAAAGTCTTTCTGAATTTTACGGTCGAAAGATATGGGAAAGTACATCCGATAAATTCCTTGCCGAGAATAATAACTTTCCGTTATTCGTAAAGCCTAAACAAGGGAAACTGTTTACAGGTTTTATTTGCAATAGTGAAACCGATATTGCAGGACGCTTTTCACCTGAAGAAAGTATTCCTGTTTATTGCAGCGAAATCAGGAATATCATTACTGAGTGGCGCTGCTTTGTAAGATACGGTGAAATATTGGATATTCGGCGTTACAAAGGCGAACTTGGCAGGATTTATTCGTTTCAAAAAGTCAAGGAAATGATTTCGTCGTACTCTGATGCACCCGCAGCATATTCACTCGATTTGGGACTTACATCAGAAGGAGATACTATAATCGTTGAAGTGAACGACGGATACTCACTTGGCAGTTATGGACTTGATCCGTTGCTGTATGCAAAGCTGTTATCCGCCCGCTGGGCTGAACTGACTGGAACAGAGGACGAATGTGCTTTTGATATAAGATAAATGAAAGGCCGCAGAATCAACTGCGGTCTTTTTATCATTTTAGTTCCCACCCATTATCTCCGTGATATATCATCAGCTTGGTCATACCGCCGTCGATACAGATATTCTCGCCTGTTATGAAGCCTGCCTTGTCGGAGCAGAGGAACATCACCATATCGGCGATATCCATTGGATTTCCCACACGACCGCATGGCTGTTGATATGCGTCAGGACCGTCATAGACCTTATAGGATGTATCAATCCAGCCTGGAGAGATAGAGTTAACACGCACCTTTCCTGCAAGGCTTACCGCAAGAGCATGAGTGAGCGCAGCTATACCGCCCTTTGCCGCCGTGTAGCTCTCGGTCTGAGGCTGACTCATGCGGTCTCGGGAGGACGAAATATTGATGATACTGCCGCCTTTGTTGAAGTTAGGTGCAAAAAGCTTCGACAGATAATATGGCGCAGTCACGCCAACTGCCAGCGCATAAGATAATCGGCAGTTTCCTTTTCAGCTTCGGTCTTTTTACCATAGTTCAGAGAGGATTTGCTCTGTATACAGGAAAAGTCGGATATATCCCCGAAAACGCTCCCATTTATATAATCGAAGTCCTCGTCACGCTTATCGGAAATGCCGCAGGTACTGCATTTGCAGCGGTCATGCTAAGGCAGACGAGGTTCTCTCAGGCGCTTCACGAAAAAGCAGACCTATGCATGACCGCAAAGACAAGCGATACTATCATAAGTCAGCTTATCCTCGGAGCATTCTGCGGAATGCTCATGTACCTTGCAGTTGATAACGCTAAGGAAAGCAGAAAAAAGAATGCGGATATGTCATTTGTTTTCGGCATTTCCATGCCTGTGATGATATTCATAATCTGCGGCTTCAATCATTCGATAGCAGACGCATTCTATATGTTTATGGCAGGAGCTTTTCCAAATGATATGCCGTATATACTGACAGTTGCGGCAGGTAATGCAATAGGAGGCATGTTGATGCCAATCGTAAAAAAGATAACATCATCTTGATACTTCCGTATATACAAAACAAGGCAGGGATTTTTCTTCCCTGCCTTGTTTATTTCTGTGTAATTATTCTTCCCTACATCGTATTTTCATATCATAGCAAGAGCGATTGAAAGTCCAAATCTCCAATCTGCCATTTTGATCCAGTTGCTGTCAATATTCTTTGAAGTTCCAAGCTTTTCATTTCCTTTCCCTTTCAAATCAAAGAGAATATCTCCCGTGCAACAAAGCAGACCGCCAATCAGACCTAATATTGAAAAAACTAAATACATAGTACGCTCCTTTTACATTCTTTTAAATGGTATACATCTGTTTACGCATTTGCAGTATTCTTCGTACTCCTGCCCGTAAAGCTCATGCAGCCATTTTTCTTCCGTTGCTTTCAGTACAACTGTCATAATCCCCCAATTTATGACGATCACGGGAATCAGAAATATATTATGCCACATCAGGCTGATACCTGTAATCAACATCCACCAGCCGCTGTACATGGGATTTCTTACCCACGCATATATTCCGTCTGTTTTCAGATGATTTTCTTTTATATTATCGTCCATTCCAGACCGTACAGCACCAATAAACCAGACGATCAGACCTGCGATAATAAGTGCAATTCCAATGGCTATCAACATCGTCGCAGAAAATCCACTGACGGTTCCAAGATGTAAAACATAACTAAATACAGCAATCGCAATGGCAGCAACAACTGCCATTCCGACTACAAGAAACGGTCCGATACCAAAAATCGGTAAATGCTCTTTATTCTTCATTTTTCTCTCCTATCCAAGTGCAACATCCAATATCATCATCAGAGTAAAGCCGACAGAAAACATGATAACACCGATGTTTGAATGCTCTCCTTCAGACATTTCGGGAATCAGTTCCTCTACCACCACATATATCATTGCTCCTGCGGCAAAGCTCAGCAGATACGGCATTATAGGCAGTAATTGACTTGCAAATAGTATCGTGAGGAGTGCGCCGACCGGTTCAACTGCTCCTGATAATACACCGCCCGCAAACGCCTTCCATTTGCTTTTTCCCTCCACATGAAGCGGCATTGAAATGATAGCTCCTTCAGGAAAATTCTGTATTGCAATTCCGAGAGCCAGAGCGAGCGCTCCGCCTGCGGTCATATCAGCAGAGCCTGATATAAAGCCTGCATATACGATACCAACAGCCATACCTTCGGGGATATTATGTAGCGTAACTGCAAGCACCATCATTGTTGTACGTGCCAGCTTTGACGGCAATCCCTCCGCTTTTTCTTCATTCATGTGCAGATGTGGTATCAGACTATCAAGCAGCAAAAGGAAAAGAATACCGCACCAAAATCCGACAACCGCAGGAAGAAAAGCGAGTTTTCCCATATTCTCTGACATATTCATTGCCGGAATTATAAGACTCCATATCGAAGCGGCTGTCATCACGCCTGCTGCAAATCCTGTCAACGCCCGCTGAACACATCTGCTTAGGTTGTGCTTCATGAAAAGCACACAGCCTGCGCCAAGTGCGGTGCCGAGAAAAGGAATCAGAAGTCCAGATAATATTTCTGTTTTCATTTTCTGCCCACAAGCAACGACGAGCCGCTCAGTCCAAGAACTTTTGCTTCTCCCTTTGACATGAACATACCGTTTGTAGTGTCAATCAGCTCAACGACTTCATATCTTCAATAATGTCCTTTGCCGTATATCAGGGCGTTATAGAGAGCAATCCCTGTTCCCGTGTACGTCCACCAAAAGTTGAGAAGAAGGAGGCTGAGTATCTTGAGGAAGAGGAAATGGTAAACCTGATGGATGCTCTTGATAAATATGCTCCGGAGCATTACAAGACACTAATACCTTTCCTTCTGTTTACGGGACTCAGACGAGGAGAGATGAGTGGTCTTGAGTGGAGAGATATCGATTTTGATAATAACATAGTCCATATCAGAAGAAACGTCATTTATATGAAAGAGACAGGAATATATGAAGATACCCCTAAGAACAAGTATTCCAACAGAAAGATAAAGGTCTCTGATTATGTAATGCAGATGTTAATGAAATACCGTGAATGGCAGGACTATCAGCGCGAGAACGTAGGCAGTAAATGGATAGAATCAGGAAAGGTGTTCACCGGTGTAACAGGAAAGCCTCTGCATCCGTCTACTCCAAGCAAATGGTTTCGTTCCTTCAATCTGAAATATGGACTGAAACCGATACACCTTCACACACTCAGACATACATCAGCCACAATGATGATCATGAACGGTATACCGCTGAATGAAATATCAAAGCGACTCGGACATAACTGTGCAAGCACAACAAGCAATATCTATTGTCATGTTATTGAAGAGGCAGATCAAAAGGCGGCAGAAGCACTTGACAATGCTATCCTGTCAAAACTGAAAAGGGCATAATGTACAATCAAAATCATAGAACAGCTTGTAATCATATAGATTACAGGCTGTTTTTTATGTAATAAGTAGTTGCGATTAAATGTACAGCACTTCTTTTTAAAAATATCGCAGCTAACAATTAGTTGACCAAAAGTTGACCACGCTCATTCTAAAAAGGCAAACGCGAACTAATGTTTCTTCAGAAATTACTGTGATTTCTGTTGACCAAATCTATTGCGGTCAACAGAAAAAGGACGAAAAAAATAACTACGCAGCCATTAAACTGCGTAGTTATGCGATTTTTAAGAGCTTGTGACGGGATTCGAACCTGCGACCTGCGCATTACGAATGCGCTGCACTACCAGCTGTGCTACACAAGCAAATATTAAATTTTAGGGATAAGACTTGTCCATTACGAATGAGCTGCACTACCAACTGTGCTACACAAGCAACTATTAAATTTTAGAAGGAGACCTGAACATTACGAATGCGCTGCACTACCAGCTGTGCTACACAAGCAAATATTAAATTTTAGGGATAAGACTTGCCCATTACGAATGCGCTGCACTACCAGCTGTGCTACACAAGCATATCAAACTCATATGATCTTTAGATCACAACATTAATATTATACACTAAAGCGCTGGAAAAGTCAAGTACCAACTGGTAAGTAAAAAAGGACTTCCTCACGGAAGTCCTTTTGCATTATTATTACTTGCTTGCAGCTTCAAGGTACTTATTATCGCTGTCCCACTTGTACGAACCCGTATCCACAAGGAGCTGCAGATTATCCTTGGTTATAACATAGGGGACGAGCAGATAGGACTGGATATATCTTACGCCGTTGTTGTAGGACTCACTGTCATAAACGACCTTGATATTATCAAAGCTTCCTGCAAGCTTAGATGTGGGAATACCGCCGTCAAGGAGCATCTTGCAGACCTCAAAGGCAACTTCGGCTTCATCGTTGACATTTTTATATACGGTCATTGACTGCTTTCCGTCAACGATATTTTTCAGGTTGGCTACATCACCGTCCTGACCTGTGATTATGGGAGTATTTCCGCCCTTATAATCAGAAGCCAGAGCATTTGCAACGCCAAGAGCAGTCGAATCGTTAGCGCAGAGTGCTACATCGAGCTGATTATCGCCCTTATAGAATGAAGCGAGTGTCTCTTTCATATTATTCTCTGCATTTTCTGTAGACCAGCTGGCAGTTGCTGCCTGCTCGAAGGAGTTCTTGCCTGAGAGGATACGAAGAGTTCCGTTGTCGATATAATTCTTCAATGCATCGTAAGCGCCGTTGAAGAAGTAACGGGCGTTGTTATCGCCTGCATCGCCTGCAACGAACTCGATATTGTACTCCGAGGTCGTACTCAAAAGGTGGAGCTGATCTCTCACGTATTCGCCCTGAAGTTTTCCAACGGTATAGTTGTCAAATGATACATAGTATGTAAGAGCGTCTGTATTCATGATAAGACGGTCATACGCTACCACAGGGATATTTTTCTCCTTTGCAACTGCAAGGGTATCGGAGAGGGTGCTTCCGTCCACTGCTGCGATAAGGAGCAGATCCACTCCGTCATTGAGCATACTGCTTATATCCTCGTTCTGCTTGTCGGCATCATTTTCAGAGAATCTGAGATCTACCTTGTAGCCTGCCTTTTCAAACTGTGACTTCAGCGACTCACCGTCGTTGTTCCAGCGTTCAAGCTCCTGAGCAGGCATAGCGAGACCGATAGTTTTTTGGTTACTGCTCCCCTGAGAGCTTTCGTCTTTGGCACCGCACGAAAACATTGAGCAGCACATTGCTGTTGCAGCCGCAGCTGCCAATACTTTTTTCATAGATTTTCCTCCTTGAATTAATACCCCAAAGAAACATTTTTAACCATATCTTCTTATATTATATTGTACTATTAAACTTTCAATATGTCAAGACAAAATATTATCATTTGTTAAAAACGTGCATGTATAGCGCTGAAATCGTCTAATCTCACTACTAATTTTCTGATGTTAAATTAAATTTCAGCAATCATGCATTGC
Coding sequences:
- a CDS encoding protein kinase, with protein sequence MTYELRHFDTSLMRFTATEDTSSPEIDILWVNEDQKTLLPLDMTIDGDSVSRWLRHRTIPKNRAYVHSFLSKCGLNLNRPMSILSVSKGLSLNDCYWVVEEGFEGSFSQYNLYENRFSRVLGLIAFTGYGSSVRTSLASCPEFTTNGMLPKCWRRENGIIQLYKGGTSGASNTGNEPYSEFYAAQIADALGINAISYGLSKWQGELCSTCELFTSKDYSFMPIGRLVSKGGMKAVREYYAALGDEFIAALNDMLVLDAIICNVDRHFGNFGFLVDNRTNKVVAPAPLFDHGNSLFNLAGRDDLVSDKALSDYADTLVPCVYDDFIGTAKKVLSNRHREGLRRLLDFRFKRHSRYNLDSKRLKLIEEQIHKRAKELLK
- a CDS encoding ATP-grasp domain-containing protein — translated: MKVYIQCGNNGLPYNLNTFSAMLGFQQMGIETTLYTDKEDLINAEITDIVVGGVGRVKQFLENKGITVNDIDYPESLSEFYGRKIWESTSDKFLAENNNFPLFVKPKQGKLFTGFICNSETDIAGRFSPEESIPVYCSEIRNIITEWRCFVRYGEILDIRRYKGELGRIYSFQKVKEMISSYSDAPAAYSLDLGLTSEGDTIIVEVNDGYSLGSYGLDPLLYAKLLSARWAELTGTEDECAFDIR
- a CDS encoding formate/nitrite transporter family protein produces the protein MAQSRQLPAHKIIGSFLFSFGLFTIVQRGFALYTGKVGYIPENAPIYIIEVLVTLIGNAAGTAFAAVMLRQTRFSQALHEKADLCMTAKTSDTIISQLILGAFCGMLMYLAVDNAKESRKKNADMSFVFGISMPVMIFIICGFNHSIADAFYMFMAGAFPNDMPYILTVAAGNAIGGMLMPIVKKITSS
- a CDS encoding DUF6796 family protein: MYLVFSILGLIGGLLCCTGDILFDLKGKGNEKLGTSKNIDSNWIKMADWRFGLSIALAMI
- a CDS encoding methyltransferase family protein, with translation MKNKEHLPIFGIGPFLVVGMAVVAAIAIAVFSYVLHLGTVSGFSATMLIAIGIALIIAGLIVWFIGAVRSGMDDNIKENHLKTDGIYAWVRNPMYSGWWMLITGISLMWHNIFLIPVIVINWGIMTVVLKATEEKWLHELYGQEYEEYCKCVNRCIPFKRM
- a CDS encoding ZIP family metal transporter, whose protein sequence is MKTEILSGLLIPFLGTALGAGCVLFMKHNLSRCVQRALTGFAAGVMTAASIWSLIIPAMNMSENMGKLAFLPAVVGFWCGILFLLLLDSLIPHLHMNEEKAEGLPSKLARTTMMVLAVTLHNIPEGMAVGIVYAGFISGSADMTAGGALALALGIAIQNFPEGAIISMPLHVEGKSKWKAFAGGVLSGAVEPVGALLTILFASQLLPIMPYLLSFAAGAMIYVVVEELIPEMSEGEHSNIGVIMFSVGFTLMMILDVALG
- a CDS encoding site-specific integrase encodes the protein MSFAVYQGVIESNPCSRVRPPKVEKKEAEYLEEEEMVNLMDALDKYAPEHYKTLIPFLLFTGLRRGEMSGLEWRDIDFDNNIVHIRRNVIYMKETGIYEDTPKNKYSNRKIKVSDYVMQMLMKYREWQDYQRENVGSKWIESGKVFTGVTGKPLHPSTPSKWFRSFNLKYGLKPIHLHTLRHTSATMMIMNGIPLNEISKRLGHNCASTTSNIYCHVIEEADQKAAEALDNAILSKLKRA
- a CDS encoding substrate-binding domain-containing protein produces the protein MKKVLAAAAATAMCCSMFSCGAKDESSQGSSNQKTIGLAMPAQELERWNNDGESLKSQFEKAGYKVDLRFSENDADKQNEDISSMLNDGVDLLLIAAVDGSTLSDTLAVAKEKNIPVVAYDRLIMNTDALTYYVSFDNYTVGKLQGEYVRDQLHLLSTTSEYNIEFVAGDAGDNNARYFFNGAYDALKNYIDNGTLRILSGKNSFEQAATASWSTENAENNMKETLASFYKGDNQLDVALCANDSTALGVANALASDYKGGNTPIITGQDGDVANLKNIVDGKQSMTVYKNVNDEAEVAFEVCKMLLDGGIPTSKLAGSFDNIKVVYDSESYNNGVRYIQSYLLVPYVITKDNLQLLVDTGSYKWDSDNKYLEAASK